From Lolium perenne isolate Kyuss_39 chromosome 5, Kyuss_2.0, whole genome shotgun sequence, a single genomic window includes:
- the LOC127298476 gene encoding alpha-amylase/trypsin inhibitor, which produces MHTTTAARHPKATTTSSSAMASSRVLQQIALVLLVAVAATDAATITVVNKCSYTVWPGALPGGGVRLDPGQTWPLTMPAGTAGARVWPRTGCTFDGSGSGRCITGDCAGRLACAVSGEQPTTLAEYTLGQGGAQDFFDISVIDGFNVPMSFQPVGGASCRGASCAVDITKECLPELQVAGGCASACGKFGGDTYCCRGQFTDNCPPTKYSQFFKGKCPDAYSYAKDDQTSTFTCPAGTNYQIVLCP; this is translated from the coding sequence ATGCACACTACCACAGCAGCAAGACATCCAAAAGCAACAACAACAAGCTCATCAGCCATGGCGTCCTCTCGCGTTCTCCAACAGATCGCTCTCGTTCTCCTCGTCGCTGTTGCCGCCACCGATGCAGCCACCATCACCGTCGTCAACAAATGCTCTTACACAGTCTGGCCTGGCGCGCTCCCCGGCGGCGGCGTGCGGCTCGACCCGGGCCAGACGTGGCCACTCACCATGCCGGCCGGCACCGCCGGCGCCAGGGTGTGGCCGCGTACCGGGTGCACCTTcgacggcagcggcagcggccgtTGCATCACCGGCGACTGCGCGGGTAGGCTGGCCTGCGCCGTCTCCGGCGAGCAGCCGACAACCCTTGCAGAGTACACGCTCGGCCAGGGCGGAGCCCAGGACTTCTTCGACATATCTGTCATCGACGGGTTCAATGTTCCGATGAGCTTCCAGCCGGTGGGCGGCGCTTCGTGCCGTGGCGCGAGCTGCGCCGTGGACATCACGAAGGAGTGCCTGCCGGAGTTGCAGGTCGCCGGAGGGTGCGCTAGCGCGTGCGGCAAGTTCGGCGGAGACACCTACTGCTGCAGGGGCCAGTTCACGGACAACTGCCCGCCGACCAAGTACTCGCAGTTCTTCAAGGGGAAGTGCCCTGACGCGTACAGCTACGCCAAGGACGACCAGACCAGCACCTTCACCTGCCCGGCCGGAACCAACTACCAGATCGTGCTTTGCCCTTAG